The sequence below is a genomic window from Clostridium putrefaciens.
TTCACACCTAGCTTATCAGCCATTTCTCTCCCCTTAGCTATAAGCTCTAATGAAATCTTTTGAAGCTTTCCATCTCTTTGTTCTGCAAAAACCCAAACGCCCTTATAATCAGCTATATTCATTTATAAATCCCTCCTAAATTTCCTAAGTGTGATTTAAATATAATGTTTCTCTCTTAGTTTTGAAAATACATGTTCAACTGCTTCTTTTGCAGGTTTATTCACTATTTCTCCTTGTCCCTTTGCTTCTTTAGTTATAGATTTTTTAACCTTTGTAGGTGATCCCGCAAGTCCTAGTTGGGATTTATCAACTTCTATATCCTCTGCTGTCCAAATCTTAATTTCCTTATTTTTAGCTTCGTAAATATAATTCGCATGCATGTATCTTGGTTCATTTAATTCCTTTATAGCAGTAAGTAAAACTGGCGTCTTAACTTCAATTATTTCATATCCATCTTCTAAAGCTCTATTTACTTTTAATACATTTCCTTCTGCTACTACTTCTTGTACATAAGTAATTTGAGGAATATTTAAATGTTCAGCTATTTCTGGTCCAACCTGCGCTGTATCTCCATCTATAGCTTGTCTTCCTGCGAATACTATATCATAATCAATTTTTTTCAAAGCTCCAGCAAGTGCCTTTGATGTAGCTAATGTATCGGCTCCAGCAAAAGCTCTATCTGTTATAAGTATAGCCTCGTCTGCGCCCATGGATAAGGCTTCTTTCAACGCATTTTTTGCTTGAGGTGGTCCCATGCTTATAACCGTTACCTTTGCACCATACTTATCTTTTAAAACTAAAGATTCTTCTAAAGCATTTTTATCTTCTGGATTTATTATAGATGGAACACCTTCTCTTACAAGAGTCCCTGTCTTAGGATCAATTCTTACCGCTGTAGTATCTGGTACCTGTTTTAAACAAACAACTATATTCATGTATGTAGCCCCCTCCTATTTCAATGCATTTCCTGCAATAACCATTTTTTGAACTTCTGAAGTCCCTTCATATATCTCTGTTATTTTAGCATCTCTCATCATTCTTTCTACTGGATACTCTCTTGTATAACCGTATCCACCAAATAATTGAACTGCTTTAGTTGTAACTTCCATAGCAACTTCCGATGCAAATAACTTTGCTCTTGCAGCTTCTACTGAAAATGGAAGTCCTTGATCTTTTAAGAAC
It includes:
- a CDS encoding electron transfer flavoprotein subunit beta/FixA family protein; this translates as MNIVVCLKQVPDTTAVRIDPKTGTLVREGVPSIINPEDKNALEESLVLKDKYGAKVTVISMGPPQAKNALKEALSMGADEAILITDRAFAGADTLATSKALAGALKKIDYDIVFAGRQAIDGDTAQVGPEIAEHLNIPQITYVQEVVAEGNVLKVNRALEDGYEIIEVKTPVLLTAIKELNEPRYMHANYIYEAKNKEIKIWTAEDIEVDKSQLGLAGSPTKVKKSITKEAKGQGEIVNKPAKEAVEHVFSKLREKHYI